In Thioalkalivibrio sp. XN279, a single window of DNA contains:
- the rpsH gene encoding 30S ribosomal protein S8, whose protein sequence is MSMTDPIADLLTRIRNGQKAGKAQVRIPSSGVKQAILKVLQDEGYIDGFSVEEAGPGKQDLVVALRYHDGRPVIDAVQRVSRPGRRVYKSKDELPTVFGGLGVAIVSTSEGLMSDRQARAKGRGGEIICVVS, encoded by the coding sequence ATGAGCATGACCGATCCCATCGCGGACCTCCTGACGCGGATTCGCAACGGCCAGAAGGCGGGCAAGGCGCAGGTGCGCATTCCTTCCTCCGGCGTCAAGCAGGCCATCCTGAAGGTGCTGCAGGACGAAGGCTACATCGACGGTTTCAGCGTCGAGGAGGCCGGTCCCGGCAAGCAGGACCTGGTCGTGGCGCTGCGTTACCACGACGGCCGGCCCGTGATCGACGCGGTGCAGCGCGTGAGCCGGCCCGGCCGGCGCGTGTACAAGAGCAAGGATGAGCTGCCGACGGTGTTCGGCGGCCTGGGGGTGGCCATCGTGTCGACCTCCGAAGGATTGATGAGCGACCGCCAGGCGCGCGCCAAGGGTCGCGGCGGTGAAATTATCTGCGTCGTGTCCTGA
- the rpsE gene encoding 30S ribosomal protein S5: MAAPERNSAGDDLIEKLVTVNRVAKVVKGGRQFGFTALTVVGDGAGRVGYGYGKAREVPVAIQKAMQSARKNMRRIQLRDDTLQYATEGHHGATKVYMQPASDGTGVIAGGAMRAVFECAGVRNVLAKSYGSRNPINVVQATINGLSGIRSPEQIAAKRGKTVAEILG; encoded by the coding sequence ATGGCAGCACCAGAAAGAAATAGCGCCGGCGACGACCTGATTGAAAAGCTCGTCACCGTCAACCGCGTCGCCAAGGTCGTGAAGGGCGGCCGCCAGTTCGGTTTCACCGCCCTCACGGTGGTGGGCGACGGCGCCGGCCGGGTCGGCTACGGCTACGGCAAGGCCCGCGAGGTACCGGTCGCCATCCAGAAGGCGATGCAGTCCGCGCGCAAGAACATGCGCCGCATCCAGCTCAGGGACGACACCCTGCAGTACGCCACCGAGGGCCATCACGGCGCCACCAAGGTGTACATGCAGCCGGCCTCGGACGGTACCGGCGTCATCGCCGGCGGCGCCATGCGCGCCGTGTTCGAGTGCGCCGGGGTGCGCAACGTGCTGGCCAAGAGTTACGGCTCGCGCAACCCGATCAACGTGGTGCAGGCCACCATCAACGGACTGTCGGGCATCCGCTCGCCGGAGCAGATCGCGGCGAAGCGCGGCAAGACCGTCGCAGAGATCCTGGGTTAA
- the rplO gene encoding 50S ribosomal protein L15, translated as MRLNEIKPAEGSRKEPKRLGRGHSAGQGKTSGRGVKGQHARSGGYHKVGFEGGQMPLQRRLPKVGFNSRKSRYAGELRLGELAKLDGEVDLLALKAAGLVGQEVKRVKIIASGKIEKAVTVKGLAVTAGARAAIEAAGGKIEE; from the coding sequence ATGCGTCTCAATGAAATCAAGCCCGCCGAGGGCAGCCGCAAGGAGCCTAAGCGGCTCGGTCGCGGCCATTCCGCCGGCCAGGGCAAGACCAGCGGCCGCGGCGTCAAGGGCCAGCACGCCCGTTCCGGCGGCTACCACAAGGTCGGCTTCGAAGGCGGCCAGATGCCGCTGCAGCGCCGCCTGCCGAAGGTCGGCTTCAACTCGCGCAAGAGCCGCTACGCCGGCGAGTTGCGCCTGGGCGAGCTGGCCAAGCTGGACGGCGAGGTCGACCTGCTGGCGCTCAAGGCTGCCGGCCTGGTGGGCCAGGAAGTCAAGCGCGTGAAGATCATCGCCTCCGGCAAGATCGAGAAGGCTGTAACCGTCAAGGGGCTGGCCGTGACGGCCGGCGCGCGTGCGGCGATCGAGGCCGCCGGCGGCAAGATCGAGGAATAG
- the secY gene encoding preprotein translocase subunit SecY, producing the protein MNPAAALGQAARLGDLRKRIFFLLGALVVYRIGTFIPVPGIDPVALARFFQEQQGTILSVFNMFSGGALERLSIFALGIMPYISASIIMQMMAVVVPSLAAMKKEGESGRRKITQYTRYGTLGLATFQSIGAAVAFQNQGVVIAPGPQFVFIACVTMVTGTMFLMWLGEQVTERGIGNGISMIILAGIVAGLPSALGGTLELVRNGEMPAALALILFFLVLAVTAFVAFVERGQRRIAVNYAKRQQGRRMYQGQTTHLPFKLNMAGVIPPIFASSLILFPATVAQWFGTADSMGWLQVMASSLSPGQPVYTLIYAALIIFFCFFYTALVFNSRETADNLKRSGAFIPGIRPGQQTAEYIDSVLTRLTFWGAMYITAICLLPEFMIMYWNVPFYFGGTSLLIIVVVSMDFMSQLQAHMMSHQYDGLLKKANLKGYGRAGQIR; encoded by the coding sequence ATGAACCCGGCTGCGGCCCTCGGCCAGGCTGCCCGCCTGGGCGACCTGCGCAAGCGGATCTTTTTCCTGCTTGGCGCCCTGGTCGTTTACCGCATCGGGACTTTCATCCCGGTGCCGGGCATCGATCCGGTGGCGTTGGCCCGCTTCTTCCAGGAGCAGCAGGGCACCATCCTGAGCGTGTTCAACATGTTCTCGGGCGGCGCGTTGGAGCGCCTGTCGATTTTCGCCCTCGGCATCATGCCCTACATCTCCGCCTCCATCATCATGCAGATGATGGCGGTCGTGGTGCCGTCGCTGGCCGCCATGAAGAAGGAAGGCGAGTCCGGGCGCCGCAAGATCACCCAGTACACCCGCTACGGCACGCTCGGACTGGCGACCTTCCAGTCCATCGGCGCGGCCGTCGCGTTCCAGAACCAGGGCGTGGTGATCGCGCCCGGCCCGCAGTTCGTGTTCATCGCCTGCGTCACCATGGTGACCGGCACCATGTTCCTCATGTGGCTGGGCGAGCAGGTCACGGAGCGCGGTATCGGCAACGGTATCTCCATGATCATCCTCGCCGGCATCGTGGCCGGCCTGCCTTCCGCCCTCGGCGGGACGCTCGAGCTGGTGCGTAACGGCGAAATGCCCGCGGCGCTGGCGCTGATCCTGTTCTTCCTGGTGCTGGCCGTGACCGCCTTCGTCGCCTTCGTCGAGCGCGGGCAGCGCCGCATCGCGGTGAACTACGCCAAGCGCCAGCAGGGCCGGCGCATGTACCAGGGCCAGACCACCCACCTGCCGTTCAAGCTGAACATGGCCGGCGTGATCCCGCCCATTTTCGCCAGCAGCCTGATCCTGTTCCCGGCGACCGTGGCGCAGTGGTTCGGCACTGCCGACAGCATGGGCTGGCTGCAGGTGATGGCTTCCAGCCTGTCGCCGGGGCAGCCGGTATACACGCTGATCTATGCGGCCCTGATCATCTTCTTCTGTTTCTTCTACACCGCGCTGGTGTTCAACTCGCGCGAGACGGCGGACAACCTGAAGCGGTCCGGCGCCTTCATCCCGGGCATCCGCCCCGGGCAGCAGACGGCGGAGTACATCGACAGCGTGCTGACGCGCCTGACTTTCTGGGGCGCCATGTACATCACGGCGATCTGCCTGCTGCCGGAATTCATGATCATGTACTGGAACGTGCCGTTCTACTTCGGCGGCACGTCCCTGCTCATCATCGTGGTCGTCAGCATGGACTTCATGTCCCAGCTGCAGGCGCACATGATGAGTCACCAGTACGACGGCCTGCTGAAGAAGGCCAACCTCAAGGGCTACGGCCGTGCCGGGCAGATTCGCTGA
- a CDS encoding 5'-nucleotidase — MAEDLSECLVVGISSRALFDLRREDALFVSAGLDAYREEQLSREDEILPPGTGFPLAQAVLALNTPDAPRRAEVVVMSRNSTETSLRIFNSIRHYGLDITRAALSGGASLAPYLKAFHVDLFLSGYEDDVRRALDGGVAAALLYDRPDDPLEPAEEIRIAFDGDAILFSDEAERVFQADGLEAFARHEAERAREPLPAGPFANLLHKLSHLQQAARREGVTPIRTALVTARGGPAHERVIRTLLAWGVEVDEAFFLGGVPKTEILAAFRPHIFFDDQAAHCERAAPRVPTGRVPPVAADGER, encoded by the coding sequence TTGGCTGAAGATCTCTCCGAGTGCCTGGTCGTGGGCATTTCTTCGCGCGCCCTGTTCGACCTGCGCCGGGAGGACGCCCTGTTCGTCTCCGCCGGTCTCGACGCTTACCGCGAGGAGCAGCTCAGCCGCGAAGACGAAATCCTGCCCCCGGGCACCGGGTTTCCCCTCGCCCAGGCCGTGCTGGCGCTGAACACCCCGGACGCCCCGCGCCGGGCCGAGGTGGTGGTCATGTCGCGCAACTCCACGGAGACCAGCCTGCGCATCTTCAACTCCATCCGCCACTACGGCCTCGACATCACCCGCGCGGCGTTGTCGGGCGGGGCCTCCTTGGCGCCTTACCTCAAGGCCTTCCACGTCGACCTGTTCCTGTCGGGCTACGAGGACGACGTGCGGCGCGCCCTCGACGGCGGCGTGGCGGCGGCGCTGCTCTACGATCGTCCCGACGACCCGCTGGAGCCGGCGGAGGAGATCCGCATCGCCTTCGACGGCGACGCCATCCTGTTCTCCGACGAGGCGGAGCGCGTCTTCCAGGCCGACGGCCTGGAAGCCTTCGCCCGGCACGAGGCGGAGCGGGCGCGAGAGCCGCTCCCTGCCGGTCCCTTCGCCAACCTCCTGCACAAGCTTTCTCATTTGCAGCAGGCGGCACGGCGCGAAGGCGTGACGCCAATCCGCACCGCGCTGGTGACGGCGCGCGGCGGCCCGGCTCACGAGCGCGTCATCCGCACTCTGCTGGCCTGGGGCGTGGAGGTCGACGAGGCGTTCTTTCTCGGCGGCGTGCCCAAGACCGAGATCCTCGCGGCTTTCCGGCCGCACATTTTTTTCGACGACCAGGCGGCGCATTGCGAGCGGGCGGCGCCGCGCGTGCCCACCGGCCGTGTGCCCCCGGTCGCCGCAGACGGCGAGAGGTGA
- the rplN gene encoding 50S ribosomal protein L14 gives MIQMQTVLTVADNSGARRVQCIKVLGGSKRRYAGVGDVIKVSVKDAIPRGKVKKGEVYNAVVVRTRKGVRRPDGSLIRFDGNAAVLLNNKLEPIGTRIFGPVTRELRTGNFMKIISLAPEVI, from the coding sequence ATGATCCAGATGCAGACCGTACTGACGGTGGCCGACAACAGCGGGGCGCGTCGCGTCCAGTGCATCAAGGTGCTGGGCGGGTCGAAGCGCCGCTACGCCGGTGTCGGCGACGTCATCAAGGTGAGCGTCAAGGACGCCATCCCGCGCGGCAAGGTGAAGAAGGGCGAGGTCTACAACGCCGTCGTGGTGCGTACGCGCAAGGGCGTGCGCCGTCCGGACGGTTCGCTGATCCGCTTCGACGGCAATGCGGCCGTGCTCCTGAACAACAAGCTGGAGCCGATCGGCACGCGTATTTTCGGGCCCGTTACGCGCGAACTGCGTACCGGGAATTTCATGAAGATCATCTCGCTCGCGCCTGAAGTTATCTAG
- the rpsN gene encoding 30S ribosomal protein S14: MAKKSMLEREVRRAKLVAKYAAKRAKLKAIIVDENTTDEERLEAVAKLAALPRDASPSRMRNRCSITGRSRGYYRKFGLGRNKLRESTMSGQIPGLRKASW; this comes from the coding sequence ATGGCCAAGAAATCCATGCTCGAGCGCGAGGTTCGCCGTGCGAAGCTGGTGGCGAAGTACGCCGCCAAGCGCGCGAAGCTCAAGGCGATCATCGTCGACGAGAACACCACCGACGAGGAGCGCCTCGAGGCGGTCGCCAAGCTCGCCGCGTTGCCGCGCGACGCCAGCCCGTCGCGGATGCGCAACCGGTGCTCGATCACGGGACGGTCACGGGGTTACTACCGCAAGTTCGGGCTCGGCCGCAACAAGCTGCGCGAGAGCACGATGAGCGGCCAGATCCCGGGCCTGCGCAAGGCCAGCTGGTAA
- the rpmD gene encoding 50S ribosomal protein L30, producing MADNNANPRQVRVKLVKSINGRSAKHKACVSGLGLRRMHHSVVVADTPENRGMINKVSYLLQVEEV from the coding sequence ATGGCTGACAACAACGCAAACCCCCGCCAGGTCCGCGTGAAGCTGGTGAAGAGCATCAACGGCCGCAGCGCCAAGCACAAGGCTTGCGTGTCCGGCCTGGGTCTGCGGCGCATGCATCACAGCGTGGTCGTGGCCGATACCCCCGAGAACCGGGGCATGATCAACAAGGTCTCGTACCTGTTGCAGGTAGAGGAAGTCTGA
- the rplE gene encoding 50S ribosomal protein L5, with translation MARLKEHYEQKLTPALMERLGLKNPMEVPRISKITVNMGVGEAVADKKIVDNAVKDMEAITGQKAVITKARKSVAAFKLRDGMPIGCKVTLRRERMYEFLDRLINVAIPRVRDFRGLSVKSFDGRGNYSLGVKEQIIFPEIDYDQVDAIRGMDITITTTAKDDVAGRALLEAFEFPFRK, from the coding sequence ATGGCCAGGCTGAAAGAACATTACGAGCAGAAACTCACCCCCGCGCTGATGGAGCGCCTTGGGCTGAAGAACCCCATGGAAGTGCCGCGGATCAGCAAGATCACGGTGAACATGGGCGTGGGCGAGGCCGTTGCCGACAAGAAGATCGTCGACAACGCCGTCAAGGACATGGAGGCGATCACCGGCCAGAAGGCCGTGATCACCAAGGCCCGCAAGTCCGTGGCCGCCTTCAAGCTGCGCGACGGCATGCCGATCGGCTGCAAGGTCACGCTGCGCCGGGAGCGCATGTACGAGTTCCTGGACCGGCTGATCAACGTCGCCATCCCGCGCGTGCGCGATTTCCGCGGCCTGTCGGTGAAGTCCTTCGACGGCCGTGGCAACTACAGCCTGGGCGTGAAGGAACAGATTATTTTCCCGGAGATCGACTACGACCAGGTCGATGCCATCCGGGGCATGGACATCACGATTACGACGACGGCGAAGGACGACGTGGCGGGCAGGGCTCTGCTCGAAGCGTTTGAATTCCCCTTCAGGAAGTAG
- the rpsQ gene encoding 30S ribosomal protein S17 produces MSETIEKAAETTARTLTGRVVSDRMDKTAAVSVERRVKHPVYGKYIRRTTKLLAHDENNECRIGDTVSIAETRPQSKRKAWRVVEILERAPER; encoded by the coding sequence ATGAGCGAGACCATCGAGAAGGCGGCCGAGACGACGGCGCGGACCCTGACGGGCCGCGTAGTCAGCGACCGCATGGACAAGACGGCCGCGGTGTCGGTGGAGCGCCGGGTAAAGCACCCGGTTTACGGCAAGTACATCCGCCGCACCACCAAGCTGCTGGCCCACGATGAAAACAACGAGTGCCGCATCGGCGACACGGTGAGCATCGCCGAGACCCGGCCCCAGTCCAAGCGCAAGGCGTGGCGGGTGGTCGAGATCCTCGAGCGGGCCCCCGAGCGTTGA
- the rpsD gene encoding 30S ribosomal protein S4 — protein MARYLGPKCKLSRREGTDLFLKSSVRPLESKCKLEVPPGGAPQRRPRVSDYGLQLREKQKLRRMYGVLERQFRNYYKRAAQQKGSTGENLLKLLEGRLDNVAYRMGFASTRAEARQLVSHKGVTVNGQVVNIPSYQVSPGDEIAVREKAKKQQRVQNALQLAGEAGFPEWVEVDQTKMSGVLKQLPDRDDILPDINENLVVELYSK, from the coding sequence ATGGCTAGATATCTCGGACCGAAGTGCAAGCTCTCCCGCCGGGAGGGTACGGACCTGTTCCTCAAGAGCAGCGTCCGTCCGCTCGAGTCCAAGTGCAAACTCGAGGTGCCGCCCGGCGGTGCTCCCCAGCGTCGTCCGCGCGTTTCGGACTACGGCCTGCAGCTGCGCGAGAAGCAGAAGCTGCGCCGCATGTACGGGGTGCTGGAGCGGCAGTTCCGCAACTACTACAAGCGGGCCGCCCAGCAGAAGGGCTCCACCGGTGAGAACCTGCTGAAGCTCCTCGAGGGGCGCCTGGACAACGTGGCCTATCGGATGGGCTTTGCCTCCACCCGTGCCGAAGCGCGCCAGCTCGTGAGCCACAAGGGCGTCACGGTGAACGGCCAGGTGGTGAACATTCCGTCCTACCAGGTCAGCCCGGGCGACGAGATCGCTGTCCGGGAAAAAGCCAAGAAGCAGCAGCGGGTGCAGAACGCCCTGCAGCTGGCCGGGGAGGCAGGCTTCCCGGAGTGGGTCGAAGTGGATCAGACCAAGATGAGCGGCGTGCTCAAGCAGCTGCCCGATCGCGACGACATCCTGCCCGACATCAACGAGAACCTGGTCGTCGAGCTCTATTCCAAGTAA
- the rplX gene encoding 50S ribosomal protein L24, translating to MNRIRKGDEVIVIAGRDKGRRGTVLRVFDDERVLVENINVVKKHQRPNPQRGVAGGIVEKEMPLHASNVMLWNPVAKKGDRVGIRALQDGKKVRYFKSNNEVVDV from the coding sequence ATGAACAGGATCAGGAAAGGCGACGAAGTCATCGTCATCGCGGGGCGCGACAAGGGTCGGCGCGGGACGGTGCTGCGGGTTTTCGACGACGAACGTGTGCTCGTGGAGAACATCAACGTCGTCAAGAAGCACCAGCGCCCCAACCCGCAGCGTGGCGTGGCCGGCGGCATCGTCGAGAAGGAGATGCCCCTGCACGCGTCCAACGTGATGCTGTGGAACCCCGTCGCCAAGAAGGGCGACCGGGTCGGCATCCGCGCGCTCCAGGACGGCAAGAAAGTGCGTTACTTCAAGTCGAACAACGAGGTCGTGGACGTCTGA
- the rplF gene encoding 50S ribosomal protein L6 → MSRVAKMPVQLPKGVEFKLDGRRAVLKGPKGELSLEVDASVEVVQEGAELHVRTPGTEKPKGAMAGTVRALLANMAKGVSEGFQKKLELVGVGYRAQAQGKVLNLTLGFSHPVAYQVPEGITIETPSQTEVLVTGIDRQKVGQVAADIRGYRPPEPYKGKGVRYSDERVVLKEAKKK, encoded by the coding sequence ATGTCCAGAGTCGCCAAGATGCCGGTGCAGCTGCCCAAGGGTGTCGAGTTCAAGCTCGACGGCCGGCGCGCCGTGCTCAAGGGGCCGAAGGGAGAGCTCTCCCTCGAGGTGGATGCCTCGGTCGAGGTGGTGCAGGAAGGCGCCGAACTCCACGTGCGCACGCCCGGCACCGAGAAGCCGAAGGGCGCCATGGCCGGTACCGTCCGCGCCCTGCTCGCCAACATGGCGAAGGGTGTCTCCGAGGGGTTCCAGAAGAAGCTCGAGCTGGTCGGCGTGGGATACCGCGCCCAGGCGCAGGGCAAGGTGCTGAACCTCACCCTCGGCTTTTCGCATCCGGTGGCCTACCAGGTCCCGGAGGGCATCACCATCGAGACGCCCAGCCAGACGGAAGTCCTGGTGACGGGAATTGACCGGCAGAAGGTCGGTCAGGTGGCCGCCGATATCCGCGGTTATCGCCCGCCCGAGCCCTACAAGGGCAAGGGCGTGCGCTACTCGGATGAGCGCGTGGTCCTGAAGGAAGCGAAGAAGAAGTAA
- the rpmJ gene encoding 50S ribosomal protein L36, whose protein sequence is MKVRASVKKICRNCKIIRRGGVIRVICSDPRHKQRQG, encoded by the coding sequence ATGAAAGTGCGTGCATCGGTCAAGAAGATCTGCAGGAACTGCAAGATCATTCGCCGCGGCGGGGTCATCCGGGTGATTTGCTCGGATCCGCGCCACAAGCAGCGGCAAGGCTGA
- the rpsM gene encoding 30S ribosomal protein S13, with product MARIAGINIPANKHTVIALTHIYGVGNTRAKQICEAAGIPPDTKVKDLTEPEVEKLRAEVARMVVEGDLRRETSMNIKRLMDLGCYRGIRHRRGLPMRGQRTRTNARTRKGPRRPVRK from the coding sequence ATGGCCCGTATTGCCGGGATAAATATCCCAGCCAACAAGCACACTGTGATTGCGCTGACCCACATTTATGGGGTCGGCAACACGCGCGCGAAGCAGATTTGCGAAGCCGCCGGCATCCCGCCCGACACCAAGGTGAAGGACCTGACGGAGCCGGAGGTGGAAAAGCTGCGTGCCGAGGTGGCGCGGATGGTCGTGGAAGGCGACCTGCGTCGCGAGACCTCCATGAACATCAAGCGCCTGATGGACCTCGGTTGTTACCGCGGTATCCGTCATCGCCGCGGCCTGCCGATGCGCGGGCAGCGTACGCGCACCAACGCCCGGACGCGGAAGGGTCCGCGCCGCCCGGTGAGGAAGTAA
- a CDS encoding GNAT family N-acetyltransferase — protein MSIPDPREYRALGYMIDGTPFFLRAVREWDREVLRDLFERSSQQSRYFRYFENKNSLSDKELDYYTRLDFEHHAALAAEAPEEDGIIAVGRYIEIQPLTEPRRAEVAFLVRDDYQGKGVATQLLKHLTRIARDNNIVEFEAEMLPSNRKMIEVFDHSGYEMKRSREPDSVRVVFPIHDERIPF, from the coding sequence ATGAGCATCCCCGACCCGCGCGAGTACCGCGCCCTCGGCTACATGATCGACGGCACGCCGTTCTTCCTGCGCGCTGTGCGCGAGTGGGACCGCGAAGTCCTGCGCGACCTGTTCGAACGTTCCAGCCAGCAGTCGCGCTACTTCCGCTATTTCGAGAACAAGAACTCGCTTTCCGACAAGGAACTGGATTACTACACGCGGCTCGATTTCGAGCACCATGCCGCCCTCGCGGCCGAGGCGCCTGAGGAGGACGGCATCATCGCCGTCGGGCGCTACATCGAGATCCAGCCATTAACGGAGCCGCGCCGGGCCGAGGTGGCTTTCCTGGTGCGCGACGACTACCAGGGCAAGGGCGTGGCGACGCAGTTGCTGAAACATCTCACCCGGATTGCGCGTGACAACAACATCGTCGAGTTCGAAGCCGAGATGCTGCCGTCCAACCGCAAGATGATCGAGGTCTTCGACCATTCCGGCTACGAGATGAAACGCAGCCGCGAGCCCGACAGCGTGCGGGTCGTCTTCCCCATCCACGACGAGCGCATCCCCTTCTGA
- the rpoA gene encoding DNA-directed RNA polymerase subunit alpha — protein MQASVNEFLRPRVVKVQPQGRTTARVTIEPLERGFGHTLGNALRRILLSSMPGCAVVEVEIDGVLHEYTSIEGVQEDVVDILLNLKQLAVKMHQRDEIELTLAKKGPGVVTAADIETGHDVEIINPDLVIATLTKAGQLSMRLKVRRGRGYQPVTQVEDEGGPIGRLQLDASFSPVRRVSYTVDAARVEQRTDLDKLIIDVETNGTIDSEEAIRRAGAILKDQLAVFVDLQGEGLGPEPGDKAIDPILLKPVDELELTVRSANCLKAENINYIGDLVQKTEVELLRTPNLGKKSLTEIKQVLDNHGLQLGMRLDGWPPATLRHDDDRVA, from the coding sequence ATGCAGGCATCGGTCAACGAATTTCTGCGTCCCCGCGTCGTCAAGGTCCAGCCGCAAGGCCGGACCACGGCCCGGGTCACCATCGAGCCGCTCGAGCGCGGCTTCGGACACACGCTGGGCAACGCCCTGCGTCGCATCCTGCTGTCTTCCATGCCGGGGTGCGCGGTGGTCGAGGTCGAGATCGACGGGGTGCTCCACGAGTACACCAGCATCGAGGGCGTGCAGGAGGATGTCGTCGACATCCTGCTGAACCTCAAGCAGCTGGCCGTGAAGATGCACCAGCGCGACGAGATCGAGCTCACCCTGGCCAAGAAGGGCCCGGGCGTGGTGACCGCGGCGGACATCGAGACCGGACACGACGTCGAGATCATCAATCCCGACCTGGTCATCGCGACGCTGACCAAGGCCGGCCAGCTGTCCATGCGCCTCAAGGTGCGTCGCGGCCGCGGTTACCAGCCGGTGACCCAGGTCGAGGACGAAGGCGGCCCGATCGGCCGGCTGCAGCTCGATGCCTCCTTCAGCCCGGTGCGCCGCGTCTCCTACACGGTCGACGCCGCCCGCGTGGAGCAGCGTACCGACCTGGACAAGCTGATCATCGACGTCGAGACCAACGGCACCATCGACTCGGAAGAGGCGATTCGTCGCGCCGGCGCCATCCTCAAGGACCAGCTGGCCGTGTTCGTCGACCTGCAGGGCGAGGGCCTCGGCCCCGAGCCGGGCGACAAGGCCATCGATCCGATCCTGCTGAAGCCGGTGGACGAGCTCGAGCTGACCGTGCGCTCGGCCAACTGCCTCAAGGCCGAGAACATCAACTACATCGGCGACCTGGTCCAGAAGACGGAAGTGGAGTTGCTCCGCACCCCGAACCTGGGCAAGAAGTCGCTCACCGAGATCAAGCAGGTGCTGGACAACCACGGCCTGCAGCTCGGCATGCGCCTCGATGGCTGGCCGCCGGCCACTCTCAGGCACGACGACGACCGGGTCGCCTGA
- the rplR gene encoding 50S ribosomal protein L18 has translation MEKKVARIRRARRARSKIRELGYNRLSIHRTPRHIYAQVLSPDGGKVLATASTLQPAVREGIEKTGNIAAAQAVGRAIAEAAKAAGVSKVAFDRSGFRYHGRVKALADAARENGLEF, from the coding sequence ATGGAAAAGAAAGTTGCACGCATCCGGCGCGCGCGCCGCGCCCGGTCAAAGATCCGGGAGTTGGGATATAACCGTCTCAGCATCCACCGCACGCCGCGCCACATTTACGCGCAGGTCCTGTCGCCCGACGGCGGCAAGGTGCTCGCGACGGCGTCGACGTTGCAGCCGGCGGTGCGCGAAGGCATCGAGAAGACCGGCAACATCGCAGCCGCCCAGGCCGTGGGTCGTGCGATCGCCGAGGCCGCAAAGGCGGCCGGCGTGAGCAAGGTGGCATTCGACCGTTCCGGGTTCCGCTATCACGGCAGGGTCAAGGCCCTGGCCGACGCGGCCCGCGAAAACGGTCTCGAGTTCTAG
- the rpsK gene encoding 30S ribosomal protein S11 — translation MAKQAPRVRKKVKKQVVDAIAHIHASFNNTIITITDRQGNTLSWATSGGCGFRGSRKSTPFAAQVAAEKAGNAAAEYGVKNVEVRVKGPGPGRESAVRSLNAVGFRVTNIEDVTPIPHNGCRPPKKRRV, via the coding sequence ATGGCGAAGCAAGCCCCCAGGGTGAGAAAGAAGGTCAAGAAGCAGGTGGTGGATGCCATCGCGCACATCCACGCCTCTTTCAACAACACCATCATCACCATCACCGACCGCCAGGGGAACACCCTGTCGTGGGCGACCTCCGGCGGCTGCGGCTTCCGTGGTTCGCGCAAGAGCACGCCCTTCGCCGCCCAGGTGGCGGCCGAGAAGGCCGGCAATGCTGCGGCCGAGTACGGCGTCAAGAACGTGGAAGTCCGGGTCAAGGGCCCGGGCCCGGGCCGCGAGTCGGCCGTCCGCTCCCTCAATGCCGTGGGATTTCGCGTCACGAACATCGAGGACGTGACCCCGATTCCCCACAATGGCTGCCGGCCGCCCAAGAAGCGCCGCGTCTGA
- the rplQ gene encoding 50S ribosomal protein L17 gives MRHRKAGRQLGRNSSHRRAMYRNMASSLLLHETIKTTLPKAKELRRVVEPLITMAKEDGVAQRRRAFDRLRDKAVVGKLFNELGPRYQARPGGYLRILKMGNRPGDNAPMALVQLVDQPEKAEAAGE, from the coding sequence ATGCGTCACCGCAAAGCAGGCCGCCAACTGGGCCGCAACAGTTCCCACCGCAGGGCCATGTACCGCAACATGGCCTCGTCGCTCTTGCTGCACGAGACCATCAAGACCACGCTGCCCAAGGCCAAGGAGCTGCGGCGGGTGGTCGAGCCGCTCATCACCATGGCCAAGGAAGACGGCGTGGCCCAGCGCCGCCGTGCCTTCGACCGCCTGCGTGACAAGGCCGTGGTCGGCAAGCTGTTCAACGAGCTGGGGCCGCGCTACCAGGCGCGTCCGGGCGGCTACCTGCGCATCCTCAAGATGGGCAACCGTCCCGGCGACAACGCCCCCATGGCGCTGGTGCAGCTGGTCGACCAGCCGGAGAAGGCGGAGGCTGCAGGCGAGTAA